A part of Candida albicans SC5314 chromosome 2, complete sequence genomic DNA contains:
- the DQD1 gene encoding Dqd1p (Putative 3-dehydroquinate dehydratase; ketoconazole-repressed; protein abundance downregulated by macrophages; flow model biofilm induced) — MVKKVLLINGPNLNLLGTREPEKYGTTSLSDIEQAAIEQAKLKNNDSEVLVFQSNTEGFIIDRIHEAKRQGVGFVVINAGAYTHTSVGIRDALLGTAIPFIEVHITNVHQREPFRHQSYLSDKAVAVICGLGVYGYTAAIEYALNY, encoded by the coding sequence ATGGTTAAGAAAGTACTTCTCATTAATGGTCCCAATCTTAATTTGTTAGGTACCAGAGAGCCAGAAAAATATGGTACCACATCCCTTTCAGATATTGAACAAGCTGCTATCGAACAAgcaaaattgaagaataatGACTCTGAGGTCTTGGTATTTCAAAGCAATACAGAAGGTTTTATAATTGATAGAATACATGAGGCAAAACGCCAGGGTGTCGGTTTTGTTGTGATAAATGCTGGTGCTTATACACATACATCGGTTGGAATAAGAGATGCCTTGTTGGGAACAGCAATCCCATTCATCGAAGTCCACATTACCAATGTCCATCAAAGAGAACCATTCAGACACCAAAGTTATTTGAGTGATAAAGCTGTTGCTGTTATTTGTGGTTTAGGTGTTTATGGTTACACGGCAGCCATTGAATATGCGTTGAACTACTAG
- a CDS encoding uncharacterized protein (Has domain(s) with predicted catalytic activity, catechol 1,2-dioxygenase activity, ferric iron binding, iron ion binding and oxidoreductase activity, more): MIAPNTNAPVVAEMSDETITENTIAVNSQHKNMRLFFVLNTLVQHLHDFAREVRLTTEEWEEGIKFLTECGHITTDIRQEFVLLSDVLGFSVLVDSISHPKPDNATSGTLLGPFHTHDAEVKENGETIVSEGKGEPLLIEGKLTDTKGNPISDATIDLWHCDKDGFYDTQYEDREKADLRGIIKTGKDGSFAIKASKPVPYPIPSDGPVGKLLKRINRHPYRPAHIHFIIEKPGYDKLITALYEKGDPYETSDAVFGVKSKLLYTLGKVGMEKSKQYNMSPDDWYLNWDFKIITDKESRELVYEKNKKAIGLNSNLVLNKNGLPEMAPLD, translated from the coding sequence ATGATTGCTCCTAATACAAATGCACctgttgttgctgaaaTGAGTGATGAAACAATCACAGAAAATACCATCGCTGTTAATTCGCAACATAAGAATATGAGATTGTTTTTTGTCTTGAATACGTTAGTCCAACACTTGCATGATTTTGCTAGAGAAGTTAGATTAACAACAGAAGAATGGGAAGAAGgtatcaaatttttgacTGAATGTGGCCACATCACTACGGATATAAGACaagaatttgttttgttgtctGATGTTTTGGGGTTTTCGGTATTGGTCGACAGTATCTCCCATCCAAAGCCAGATAATGCCACTCTGGGGACGTTATTGGGTCCCTTTCATACACATGATGCTGAAGTCAAGGAGAACGGAGAAACCATTGTTTCAGAAGGTAAAGGTGAGCCTCTATTGATTGAAGGAAAATTGACTGACACCAAAGGTAATCCAATATCAGATGCCACCATCGATCTCTGGCATTGTGACAAGGATGGATTTTATGATACACAGTATGAAGATCGTGAAAAGGCAGATTTGAGAGGAATTATCAAAACTGGAAAAGATGGATCATTTGCTATTAAAGCCTCAAAGCCTGTACCATATCCTATTCCAAGTGATGGTCCAGTCGGTAaacttttgaaaagaatCAACCGTCACCCTTATAGACCAGCCCACATTCATTTCATAATTGAGAAGCCTGGttatgataaattaatcaCAGCCTTATATGAAAAAGGTGATCCGTATGAAACATCAGATGCAGTATTTGGTGTTAAATCAAAGTTATTGTACACTTTAGGCAAAGTTGGAATGGAAAAGTCGAAACAGTATAATATGAGCCCAGATGATTGGTATTTGAATTGGGATTTTAAGATTATTACAGATAAAGAGTCGCGTGAATTAGTCTacgaaaaaaataaaaaagcaATTGGTTTGAATAGCAATTTAGTTCTCAATAAAAATGGTTTGCCAGAAATGGCACCATTAGATTGA
- a CDS encoding uncharacterized protein (Ortholog(s) have mitochondrion localization), with the protein MKLLAKKTTFLVRFVSTTRPKSKVVTTTDEALKGIGSNITLLSGGFGLSGVPDTIINAMVNHPAIKNVTAVSNNAGLDGRGLSQLLVTGQITKMISSYIGGNRTFEKLYLTGQIDLELTPQGNLAERVRAGAAGIPAFYSSAGVGTWLEEGKLPVRYDSTGEKVLKTSDPREVREFNGRKYLLEPAIQGDVAIIKAFKADTLGNCWFRGAARNFNSVMGRNAKLTVVEAEHIVEPGEIAPEDVHLPAIYVDKIIQSTTPKDIELFTFSDEKSGNESNQKSEVELKRAKIVKRAAQEFKDGSFANLGIGMPTLAPNYLPDNIHVTLQSENGILGLGPYPKKGEEDPDLINAGKETVTLAPGASLFGSEESFGMIRGGKIDLTILGGLQVSSKGDLANWGLPGRVKGMGGAMDLVSNPSATRVVVVMEHVDKKGRPKILEECQFPLTGKRCVSRIITDLAVFDIIDEKLILVEIDPETTVDEVTSKTGAKFEVAKDLKKIEI; encoded by the coding sequence ATGAAGTTGTTAGCCAAGAAAACCACATTCCTTGTTAGATTTGTTTCGACTACTCgtccaaaatcaaaagttGTAACCACAACTGACGAAGCCCTTAAAGGGATTGGATCTAATATCACTTTGTTATCAGGAGGGTTTGGTCTTAGTGGTGTTCCAGATACAATTATAAACGCAATGGTAAACCATCCAGCAATTAAAAATGTAACAGCTGTTTCTAATAATGCTGGTTTGGATGGCAGAGGATTATCCCAACTATTAGTCACGGGACAGATTACCAAGATGATTTCCAGTTATATTGGCGGGAACAGAACATTCGAGAAGTTATATCTTACAGGTCAAATAGACCTAGAGTTGACTCCACAGGGAAATTTAGCTGAGCGTGTTCGTGCTGGAGCTGCAGGCATTCCTGCTTTTTATTCTTCTGCTGGTGTTGGCACTTGGTTAGAAGAAGGGAAATTACCAGTGAGATACGACAGCACGGGAGAAAAAGTGTTGAAAACCAGCGATCCTCGAGAAGTTCGTGAATTCAACGgaagaaaatatttacTTGAACCTGCAATTCAAGGAGACGTGGCTATTATTAAAGCTTTCAAGGCTGACACTTTGGGAAATTGTTGGTTTAGAGGAGCTGCAAGAAACTTCAACTCGGTCATGGGCAGAAATGCGAAATTAACAGTCGTCGAAGCCGAACACATTGTTGAACCAGGTGAAATCGCCCCAGAGGATGTCCATTTACCAGCCATTTATGTTGacaaaatcattcaatCAACCACACCAAAAGACATAGAATTATTTACCTTTTCAGACGAAAAATCCGGGAACGAAAGTAACCAAAAACTGGAAGTGGAATTGAAACGAGCTAAGATAGTGAAAAGAGCAGCCCAAGAATTTAAGGATGGGTCTTTTGCCAATTTGGGGATAGGTATGCCAACTTTGGCACCAAACTATTTGCCTGACAACATTCACGTTACGTTGCAATCTGAAAATGGTATACTAGGATTAGGTCCATATCCTAAAAAAGGTGAAGAAGATCCAGATTTAATCAATGCTGGTAAGGAAACTGTCACTTTAGCACCAGGTGCTTCTTTGTTTGGATCTGAAGAGTCTTTTGGGATGATCAGAGGTGGTAAGATTGATTTGACGATATTAGGTGGCTTGCAAGTGTCATCGAAAGGGGACTTAGCTAACTGGGGATTACCAGGAAGAGTAAAAGGAATGGGTGGGGCAATGGATCTTGTAAGTAATCCCTCCGCCACAAGAGTGGTTGTGGTTATGGAACATGTTGACAAAAAAGGTAGACCAAAAATTCTTGAGGAGTGTCAATTCCCATTGACTGGTAAAAGGTGTGTTTCCAGAATCATTACTGATTTAGCTGTATTTGATATCATCGATGAAAAGTTGATtcttgttgaaattgatccTGAAACAACTGTTGACGAAGTTACTTCGAAGACTGGAGCCAAATTCGAAGTTGcaaaagatttgaaaaaaattgagatttaa
- the ZCF10 gene encoding Zcf10p (Putative transcription factor with zinc cluster DNA-binding motif) translates to MSESEDPNKKRKRIRRACDFCRSKKAKCDGKSPVCSNCFANKEECIYSQPVKRRGLPTGYTHDLEKKVRLFQGLIARLCEDKYVQSRLQTILNDESLVDDLVELEKSWNSNSISELFDQVASQSNSKNNIAKLATHKPTPVQSDSTPVSTLDGNPPLTTSQCQVCQKSQDRKFRKAHTPDPSQTISASPSTSQTATAATAATAAATVAADNAINPVIGSDRPTSIYPSTPSPFVSDSAFFLNYDVFQFISDEIEGVENPENWEPVALQYHGLSSIISGFTNKVVQQYNSKLNNVFKNPFRVGSIFNISSFAINASMTNKFQMPKEIFQFPINIRELVDIYFQVHQCYIPMLDRVSLIRHVNYLQSLPEHKRGSMDGNILALVWAVVALGEFSSIGGSVKKSSIFAKNAIMALENSFTTTIETIQAMITLGLVYYHLGQWDFSWVLISSGTRMAIDVRLMRNASDEDNPRVQSSASLNNINRQRTWATVYFVNTLLCARMGRSPVVRASDWPVPEINNDGWEEWSPWECYYAPNEIKLESGKFLSTFNETLKGVYILNLAITSTIDTSRGYYQNGEVKSEFKINYDDRQNSNNMTLEMFNDMIDAWSNQLPESFKDDQSNTGLKSPSTTILVLLRGLIWCVLAVRLSSLKGNSEIKDQIIQFRNQKYTEAIVAMKRCINENSENIWKHYFLFDYFLIMTFNFPYMMNFESEFMKYAHIQEMKNILVSCSETSIPCSICWDLLKIMNNGTKQRESSKLHDTPKAQESPTIANLLNDQADTEAVGPQPPTEVQPVASVPPMAPVAPNSSLTSVAPAPESAPAQVAAPPLVMAPAAPPISSSGNAPYISNDKNWVNQFGPPTTMLQDLHQVQSQPIYSNSNFHQQHKYYPHQISLEEPTSSLLQVNQIKQENTTSQPNNHNPNVK, encoded by the coding sequence ATGCTGGAATCAGAGGACCCAAACAAAAAGcgaaaaagaattagacGAGCTTGTGATTTTTGTCGTTCAAAAAAAGCCAAGTGTGATGGCAAGTCACCAGTGTGTTCAAACTGTTTTGCAAATAAGGAGGAATGCATTTATTCCCAACCAGTTAAGCGAAGAGGATTACCGACTGGATATACACATGAtttagaaaagaaagtCCGACTATTTCAGGGGTTAATAGCAAGGTTGTGTGAAGATAAATATGTCCAATCACGGCTACAAACCATTTTAAATGACGAGTCATTGGTGGATGATCTTGTGGAACTAGAGAAATCATGGAATAGTAATAGCATTTCAGAACTCTTTGACCAAGTTGCATCACAGAgtaattcaaaaaataatatcgCCAAACTTGCAACCCATAAACCAACACCAGTTCAATCGGACTCAACACCTGTATCAACATTGGACGGTAACCCGCCTTTGACAACACTGCAATGCCAAGTATGTCAAAAAAGTCAGGATAGAAAATTTCGGAAAGCACATACGCCAGACCCACTGCAAACAATCTCAGCGTCACCGTCAACATCAcaaacagcaacagcagcaacagcagcaacagcagcagcaacagtAGCAGCAGATAACGCTATCAATCCAGTTATTGGAAGTGATAGACCTACCTCGATATATCCCAGCACACCTAGCCCTTTTGTTAGTGATCTGGcgttttttttaaactatGATGTTTTCCAGTTTATTTCCGACGAGATTGAAGGTGTTGAAAACCCAGAAAACTGGGAGCCGGTGGCCTTACAATATCATGGATTGTCTTCAATAATATCCGGGTTCACGAATAAAGTAGTACAACAATATAATagtaaattgaataatgttttcaaaaaccCATTTCGAGTGGGatccattttcaatatttcttcatttgCCATTAATGCAAGTATGAccaataaatttcaaatgcCAAAGGAGATATTCCAATTTCCCATAAATATTAGAGAACTTGTTGATATATATTTCCAAGTCCATCAATGTTATATTCCGATGCTAGATCGGGTTTCCTTAATACGGCATGTAAATTATTTACAACTGTTGCCCGAGCATAAAAGAGGTTCGATGGATGGTAATATTCTTGCATTGGTATGGGCAGTGGTTGCATTAGGTGAATTTAGTAGTATTGGTGGGAGTGTTAAAAAATCACTGATTTTTGCTAAGAATGCCATTATGGCACTTGAAAACTCATTTACAACtacaattgaaacaattcaGGCAATGATTACTCTTGGGTTAGTGTACTACCATTTAGGTCAATGGGACTTTTCGTGGGTATTGATTTCATCAGGTACACGAATGGCCATTGACGTTCGACTAATGAGAAATGCCTCCGACGAAGATAATCCAAGGGTTCAAAGCAGTGCCAGTTTGAATAACATTAATAGACAAAGAACCTGGGCCACGGTATATTTTGTGAATACTTTGCTTTGTGCAAGAATGGGGAGATCTCCTGTTGTGAGAGCTCTGGATTGGCCAGTTCCAGAAATTAACAACGATGGGTGGGAAGAGTGGCTGCCGTGGGAATGCTATTATGCGCcaaatgaaatcaaattagaGAGTGGCAAGTTTTTATCGACATTTAATGAAACCCTCAAAGGTGTTTACATTTTGAATCTAGCTATTACATCTACAATTGACACTTCCAGAggttattatcaaaatggAGAGGTAAAATCagaattcaaaattaattatgACGACAGACAGAATTCAAATAACATGACTTTAGAGATGTTTAATGACATGATAGACGCATGGCTGAACCAATTACCTGAATCCTTCAAAGACGACCAGTCTAACACTGGTTTGAAGCTGCCATCAACTACTATATTGGTGTTACTTCGTGGATTGATCTGGTGTGTTTTAGCTGTTAGGTTGAGCTCTCTTAAAGGCAATAGTGAGATTAAGgatcaaattattcaattcagaaatcaaaaatatacGGAAGCCATTGTGGCAATGAAGAGATGCATCAATGAAAACAGCGAGAATATATGGaaacattattttttatttgattatttctTAATAATGACATTTAACTTCCCATATATGATGAATTTTGAATCTGAATTTATGAAATATGCTCACATtcaagaaatgaaaaatattcttgTTAGTTGTTCAGAAACTTCAATCCCTTGTAGTATATGCTGGGACTTGTTGAAAATCATGAATAATGGAACCAAACAAAGGGAGTCTTCTAAACTTCACGATACACCCAAAGCACAAGAGTCTCCGACAATAGCTAATTTGCTAAATGACCAAGCTGACACCGAGGCAGTTGGACCCCAGCCGCCAACAGAAGTACAACCAGTTGCATCAGTACCACCAATGGCACCCGTTGCACCAAATCTGTCGTTGACTTCGGTAGCTCCGGCTCCCGAATCAGCACCAGCACAGGTGGCTGCACCCCCACTAGTAATGGCCCCAGCAGCCCCaccaatatcatcatcaggaAACGCTCCTTATATTTCCAATGATAAAAACTGGGTAAACCAGTTTGGCCCACCAACAACGATGCTACAAGATTTACACCAAGTACAATCTCAACCAATATATCTGAACTCAAATTTTCATCAGCAGCATAAATATTATCCACATCAAATACTGCTAGAAGAACCAACTctgctgttgttgcagGTAAATCAGatcaaacaagaaaatacaACCCTGCAACCTAATAACCATAATCCGAACGTAAAGTAA
- a CDS encoding uncharacterized protein (Protein of unknown function; transcription induced by benomyl treatment), with amino-acid sequence MFVDVIKILQFLIKESNNAHLKSHCSRGTLSQMESYNQQEIIRILLCERYPDNPIPEEINLEINKLIRWQNDNKLHTSVQSLTNNYNIANTTVSLWKGDITTLSGVTAIVNAANSALLGCFQPSHKCIDNVIHTAAGPELRQACYNLMQGKSEPTGSAKITPGFNLPAKYVIHTVGPIIRDGNVTEREQEQLANCYQSSLKALEMVNDEKDKSIAFCCISTGLFAFPKELASTIAINTVQHYLEIHPDSTIKHIVFNVFSDEDKEIYEKNLQSFSVDSSRISSKADDTINHNLNKAHSWLQEADCLIISAGAGLSASEGLDYTSKELFQREYKPFLKYGITSLYGTIGYPWPTKLDFWNFFVYHYINLYKKWGKTDTYQRLLNLSLRFEDSFVITSNADGFFVKNGFGKDRVLTVQGNYANIQCSKNCRSDAYRSMEEMVDKYPLTAKDQIPRCEYCGSEMTVFLRMGDYFNPAIVKNQRKNYNELISGIVRTNQKAVILELGVGLNTPSVLRWPNEDKVERYPENFKLIRVGTGPSSTAPLDDIENTVVINGDIKKVVQLLNK; translated from the coding sequence ATGTTTGTTGATGttataaaaattttacaGTTTTTGATCAAAGAAAGCAATAACGCCCATTTGAAGTCACATTGTTCACGCGGTACCTTACTGCAAATGGAGAGTTACaatcaacaagaaataattcGAATTTTGTTATGTGAAAGATATCCAGATAATCCTATACCCGAAGAGATCAACTTGGAGATTAACAAATTAATCCGTTGGCAGAATGATAACAAATTACATACATCAGTGCAATCATTGACCAATAATTACAATATAGCCAACACAACTGTATCCTTATGGAAGGGTGATATTACCACTTTATCAGGCGTTACCGCTATCGTGAATGCTGCTAACCTGGCCTTGTTAGGATGCTTTCAACCAAGTCACAAATGTATTGACAATGTTATTCACACTGCTGCTGGACCTGAGTTAAGACAAGCATGTTATAATTTGATGCAGGGCAAATCTGAACCTACTGGATCTGCCAAAATTACACCGGGATTTAATTTGCCGGCAAAATATGTTATTCACACAGTTGGTCCTATTATTCGTGATGGGAATGTCACAGAGAGAGAGCAAGAACAATTAGCAAACTGTTATCAGTCAAGTTTGAAAGCATTGGAAATGGTGAACGACGAGAAGGATAAGTCTATTGCATTTTGTTGTATTTCCACTGGGTTGTTTGCTTTCCCAAAAGAATTGGCAAGTACAATTGCTATAAACACGGTACAACATTATTTGGAAATCCATCCAGATTCAACTATCAAGCatattgttttcaatgTATTTTCAgatgaagataaagaaatttatgagaaaaatttacaaagCTTCTCAGTGGATTCATCCCGAATTTCGCTGAAGGCAGATGACACTATTAATCACAATTTAAATAAGGCACATTCATGGTTGCAAGAAGCAGACTGCTTAATTATCAGTGCCGGTGCTGGACTTTCGGCAAGCGAAGGTCTCGACTACACATCCAAGGAGCTTTTCCAAAGAGAATATAAGCCGTTTCTCAAGTATGGAATCACATCTTTGTATGGCACAATTGGGTATCCTTGGCCAACAAAGCTAGatttttggaatttctttgtttatcattatATCAATCTTTACAAAAAATGGGGAAAGACTGATACTTATCAACGACTTTTGAATCTTTCGTTGCGATTTGAAGATTCGTTTGTTATTACATCCAATGCAGATGGGTTTTTCGTTAAAAATGGGTTTGGCAAAGATAGAGTTTTAACGGTTCAGGGAAACTACGCAAATATCCAGTGCCTGAAAAACTGTCGTTCTGATGCTTATAGATCAATGGAAGAAATGGTTGATAAATATCCACTAACAGCCAAAGATCAGATTCCAAGATGCGAGTATTGTGGGTCTGAAATGACAGTGTTCTTGCGAATGGGGGACTATTTTAATCCAGCAATAGTGAAAAACCAAAGGAAAAATTACAATGAGTTGATTAGTGGAATTGTTAGAACCAACCAAAAAGCTGTCATATTGGAGTTGGGAGTAGGATTGAATACCCCAAGTGTACTTAGATGGCCAAATGAGGATAAGGTGGAGAGGTATCCTGAAAACTTTAAATTAATAAGAGTTGGAACGGGTCCCTCTAGCACAGCTCCTTTGGACGATATAGAAAACACAGTAGTTATAAATGGTGATATCAAAAAAGTAGTTCAGTTATTGAATAAGTAA
- a CDS encoding uncharacterized protein (Putative 20S proteasome assembly protein; filament induced; induced by alpha pheromone in SpiderM medium), with protein sequence MKSSSGTSLRKVFNPDLKHSTLIIPSVSIGNVPQLAIDLLIHTHNLEKVDSLDDLYLYPFASPVDYVTEPKKGISHAAEVFHNKDLNLTLIQQRSPILPYNTKLYVTNIIIPFITSHEFDRILILDSSDAGLVEHISSGGIELYTKEDLLSESLESMKLSKEESTTAAHEDNRNSKYVRCLLENFNLSNDSNESHSNEFKDVVIDLLVSYVYEGDNFYDGENLANKVNSVLSLPAVQKWVRPVSWAGVYGDKPVPNAMEQGLYG encoded by the coding sequence ATGAAATCTTCATCTGGTACTTCATTGAGGAAGGTATTCAATCCTGATTTGAAGCACTCTACTTTGATAATTCCTTCCGTCTCAATTGGAAATGTACCACAATTAGCAATagatttgttgattcaCACTCATAATTTGGAGAAAGTAGACAGTTTGgatgatttatatttatatccCTTTGCTTCTCCAGTTGATTATGTGACAGAACCAAAGAAGGGAATATCTCATGCTGCTGAAGTTTTCCACaataaagatttaaatttaaCGTTGATTCAACAACGGTCACCAATACTACCATATAATACTAAATTATACGTGACTAATATCATCATTCCCTTTATCACATCACACGAATTCGATagaatattgattttggacTCTCTGGATGCTGGGTTAGTAGAGCATATATCTAGTGGTGGTATTGAATTATACACCAAAGAAGATTTGTTGAGTGAATCCTTAGAATCCATGAAATTGAGTAAAGAAGAATCTACAACAGCTGCACATGAGGACAATCGCAATTCAAAATACGTTAGATGTCTTcttgaaaattttaatttatctaaTGATAGCAATGAAAGTCACAGCAATGAATTTAAAGATGTTGTAATTGATCTTTTGGTTAGTTATGTTTATGAAGGTGACAACTTTTACGATGGTGAAAATTTGGCGAACAAGGTAAATAGTGTGTTACTGTTACCGGCAGTTCAAAAGTGGGTAAGACCAGTAAGCTGGGCTGGGGTGTATGGGGATAAGCCTGTTCCTAATGCTATGGAGCAAGGTTTATATGGTTGA
- a CDS encoding deoxyhypusine monooxygenase (Putative deoxyhypusine hydroxylase; ketoconazole-induced; protein level decreases in stationary phase cultures; required for biofilm formation; Spider biofilm repressed), with product MSADEVNIDTASLEELRDILINKTGNTKLANRFRALFNLKSVGSEDSDKERAHKAIKYIAECFNDDSELLKHEVAYVLGQTKDLYAAPYLREVLENDNQQCMVRHEAAEALGALGDKESLPLLEKYFKEDPLLEIRQTCELAIERIHWENSEKAKNEVLEKSLYTSIDPAPPLATNDSTSKVEKLKEILNDQDKPLFERYRAMFRLRDIGTDEACLALASGFDDPSALFKHEIAYVFGQMCNPVTVPSLIKVLKDESEAGMVRHEAAEALGSIATDECLPVLQSFLNDSEPVVRDSAIVALDMYEYENSNELEYATVK from the coding sequence ATGTCCGCAGACGAAGTTAACATTGACACTGCTTCATTAGAAGAGTTAAGAGACATCCTCATTAACAAAACAGGAAATACCAAATTGGCTAACAGATTTAGAGCTTTATTTAACTTAAAGTCAGTTGGAAGTGAAGATTCAGATAAAGAAAGGGCACACAAAGCAATCAAATACATTGCTGAATGTTTCAACGATGATTCTGAATTATTGAAGCATGAAGTTGCTTACGTTTTAGGTCAAACTAAGGATTTATATGCTGCCCCATATTTACGTGAAGTATTAGAAAACGACAACCAGCAATGTATGGTTAGACATGAAGCAGCCGAAGCTCTTGGTGCTCTTGGTGATAAAGAGTCTTTACCATTGTTGGAGAAATATTTTAAGGAAGATCCTTTATTGGAAATCAGACAAACTTGTGAGTTGGCTATTGAAAGAATACACTGGGAAAACTCAGAAAAAGCTAAAAACGAAGTTTTGGAAAAGTCATTGTACACATCGATAGATCCAGCACCACCTTTAGCCACAAATGACTCCACATCTAAAGTAGAAAAGTTGAAGGAAATCTTGAATGATCAAGACAAGCCATTGTTTGAAAGATACAGAGCAATGTTCAGATTGAGAGACATTGGTACTGACGAAGCTTGTTTGGCTTTGGCTTCTGGTTTTGATGACCCAAGTGCTTTATTCAAGCATGAAATAGCTTACGTGTTTGGTCAAATGTGTAATCCTGTTACTGTTCCTTCATTGATCAAGGTCCTAAAAGATGAATCAGAAGCCGGTATGGTGAGACATGAAGCTGCTGAGGCGTTAGGTTCAATTGCCACTGACGAATGTTTGCCAGTGTTGCAATCGTTCCTTAATGACTCCGAACCAGTGGTCAGAGACTCTGCAATTGTTGCATTAGATATGTATGAGTACGAAAACTCAAACGAACTAGAATATGCCACTGTGAAATAA
- a CDS encoding uncharacterized protein (Protein with an FMN-binding domain; Hap43-repressed; flow model biofilm induced): MNRISSISGLTPNRFSQQVRSNKLREFPHFFISRQFITSSINHKSKMTNSQKPNEEPKRFGLENQVKRNPHPDFNKVENSRPPFDFENTWTYTQIPNKDWKVGSGANDPSWKDHKKLEIDPYGEGRNPVDNYKTLISAIVPRPIGFVSTVSKTGERNLAPFSYFTMVNHDPPIFTLGFSGGKGTPKDTCNNILETGELTINIISEWFVEAANYCSTNAPPGIDEWKLSGLTPLESAKVKPQHVAESAFSVEAKLVMSHEWKSKTDPNRATGVLCIVEGVNFHVREDVINSDLNNLDIGRLKPVSRLGGITYGRTVDGYERLRPDFGKESATNEVKQLLE; this comes from the coding sequence ATGAATCGAATTTCTAGTATTTCCGGATTAACTCCAAATCGTTTTCTGCAACAAGTCCGGTCAAATAAATTGAGAGAGTTCccacatttttttatttctcGACAGTTTATTACATCTTCCATCAACCACAAGTCCAAAATGACAAACTCACAAAAACCAAACGAAGAACCTAAGAGATTCGGATTAGAAAATCAAGTGAAACGGAACCCACATCCTGACTTtaataaagttgaaaaCTCCCGACCaccatttgattttgagaACACTTGGACCTACACTCAGATCCCAAACAAAGACTGGAAGGTTGGATCAGGAGCCAACGATCCATCATGGAAAGACCACaagaaattggaaattgacCCTTACGGAGAGGGCAGAAACCCtgttgataattataaaaCATTAATCAGTGCCATTGTTCCTAGACCAATTGGGTTTGTTTCTACAGTATCCAAAACTGGTGAACGCAATTTGGCCCCATTTTCATACTTTACAATGGTAAACCACGATCCACCCATTTTTACATTGGGATTTTCCGGTGGGAAAGGAACCCCAAAGGACACATGCAATAATATTTTAGAGACTGGTGAATTGacaattaatattatcagTGAATGGTTTGTTGAAGCGGCTAATTATTGTTCAACAAACGCTCCACCAGGTATCGATGAATGGAAGCTTTCTGGATTGACTCCTTTAGAATCAGCAAAAGTAAAGCCACAACATGTTGCAGAATCAGCATTTTCCGTTGAAGCAAAATTGGTTATGTCCCATGAATGGAAATCTAAAACCGATCCTAACAGAGCTACTGGTGTTTTGTGTATTGTCGAAGGTGTGAATTTTCACGTTAGAGAAGATGTCATCAATTCAgatttaaataatcttGACATTGGCAGACTAAAGCCAGTGAGCAGATTGGGTGGCATAACCTACGGCAGAACAGTTGACGGCTATGAAAGATTGAGACCAGATTTTGGGAAGGAAAGTGCCACAAACGAAgttaaacaattattaGAGTAG